TCGCCGAGCTGGGTTACGCCTGGGCCACGGAACAGCCCCCGCGCAGCTGACAGACATCGATACCGCCCTGTACTGGCTCAACCACCCCACCACCACACCCGGCACATACCAGCATTCAACGAACCTGATCAGCACGCAAGCGAACTGACCACACCTGACCAACACCCACTCCACCTGACAAAGCGACAGCTCAGCACACAGCCAAAACGTCCACTCCTCCATCACCGAGCCAAAACCAGCCGCTCTGAAGCCCCCAGCACCACCGACACCAAACTGAGCAGCGCAGGCCACCCCACCACCCACTGATCAAAAAAACCGCTCCCGGACATCCAGGCGCTGGCCGGCCTCGGACTCTCCTGGGCGCAGGAAGGTTAAGGAGTGGGGTAAGTTTGTGGTTAAGTGATATCGGGTCCTGAGGTGAAGGTGGCAGGGCATGGCTTCTGAGGAAGAGCTGTTCGCGTCCGTCGACGCTCTGTTGAACGAGGAGCCGCACCTGCCGCCTCCCGCGGAGCGGGCCCGGCTGCGTGAGGCTGCCGGTATCACGCAGGCCCGCCTGGCCACCGCGTTGAAGACGACGACCCAGTCGGTGAAGAACTGGGAGAACGGCCGCAGCGAGCCGAAGTCGCCGCGCCTGGACGCCTACCAGCGGCTGCTGAACGGATGGGCAGCGAAGTACCCCGTCCCCGGCGCGGCCCCGACAGCCTCGGCCTCCGCGACGGCGCCCGCGGCGTCTGGTGAACCGGCCACATCCGCGGTGGAGACGGTAGACGCCCCGCAGGCTCCCGCCGCGGCGCCGGCGCGGCCCGCTCCCCGGCCCGCCGCGGCATCGCGGCGCCCGGCCACCAAGAAGGCGGCGCAGCCCGCTGCCGATCCGCGCTTCCCGCACGGGCCGCTCGCCGTGCTGGACGGTGACGGCTCCGCATACGGCGTCGACGGGCTCGTGCTGGACTGCCCCGCGACCACGGTCGTGGAGCTGGTGGAGTGGACGCTGCGCGAGTCCGGCCTCGGCGCGCCCAGGCTCAACCGCTACGGCAAGGACTCCGACCCGCTGATCGTGCTCACCGCCGCGGCCGCCGTCAGGCTCGGCCTCCCCGAGCGCCTGGAAGGCCACGAGCAGCGCCGCTCCCTGCGCCTGCCGGAGGATCACCCGGTGGTCAAGCAGGTGGTGAAGGCGAAATGGCGTCTGACCCAGCGCGGGTTCGGGCCGTGGGCAAGGATCTACCGCAAGGCCCAGGGGCGCGAGCGGCAGTGCGTGCAGCTGGCGGTCCTGTCATGGGATGCGCTCGACGAGCGGTCCTGGCCAGGCGTTGCGGAGATGGAGCCGGCCGACGTCGCCCGCGTCCTCGGCATCTACGCAACCCGCGTCATCACCCCACGCGGCTCCACCGCCGTATCGGGCCTTGAGCTAATGACGGCGCTGCGGCCACCCACACGCCCCACGCAGGACCCCGCCACCGGCAACTGGGTGCCCGGCCACAATCCCGGCAGCCTCGGGATGGAGCCGATGGACCCGGCGCCGCCGGAGGCCACCCCCGAGCACCCCGTCGTCGTGGAATCCG
The window above is part of the Streptomyces sp. NBC_00425 genome. Proteins encoded here:
- the tap gene encoding telomere-associated protein Tap, which produces MASEEELFASVDALLNEEPHLPPPAERARLREAAGITQARLATALKTTTQSVKNWENGRSEPKSPRLDAYQRLLNGWAAKYPVPGAAPTASASATAPAASGEPATSAVETVDAPQAPAAAPARPAPRPAAASRRPATKKAAQPAADPRFPHGPLAVLDGDGSAYGVDGLVLDCPATTVVELVEWTLRESGLGAPRLNRYGKDSDPLIVLTAAAAVRLGLPERLEGHEQRRSLRLPEDHPVVKQVVKAKWRLTQRGFGPWARIYRKAQGRERQCVQLAVLSWDALDERSWPGVAEMEPADVARVLGIYATRVITPRGSTAVSGLELMTALRPPTRPTQDPATGNWVPGHNPGSLGMEPMDPAPPEATPEHPVVVESGWTGGFLNEEAYQWVRDVSLLTDEECTLPYAVGLDLNTAFLAAAARLVVGLSAPDHFQTPTFNPKIPGSWLVDLSHVEVDPRLPSPFTPDGVQPAGPAWYQTHTVAYAQELGHNVAPIEAYLRRETGAYLDPWHDRLKAAYVDTLADLGVTRELDDRAFLAAMERHKQADPALAAVLAAIKATVKGGIGKLRERPQGKKYKEGERWPALQRPTWRPDIRAAVISKARVNMHRKLTNMVKMTGLYPLAVLSDCVVYPSPGDSPLDFLPYAASGKPQPGGFRLGPTPGLAKLEGVQSMLWAVDLMEKDYNPARHIKGGDAVLDEGE